In the Anaerostipes caccae L1-92 genome, CGCAAAAGCTGATTACAAAATACAGTTTCTTTATTTGGCCTATAATAACCAAAAGGGGTTTTTATTTTCCTGCAATAAACCCCTTTTGTTACTCTTATTAGTAAGTCTGCTTTTTCAAGCCGGGCCATATTTACATTTACAGCTTTCTTCACCTTATCTTCATCCACTCCAAGGCACACCGCAGCATACTTTGCAATTCTTTCTGTAAGGATAGGCTGTTCTGGTTCTTGTTTATTAATATACTGTAATAAAATTTCTCGATAAATCGGCTTCTCCATATACTCACCTCTGTTATTATCTTAATATCTTATTTCTATATTTATGTAAAAATAATAACACTCTCCCGCTAAAGAATCAACTCAAAATCCATAAAAACACAAAAACAGCAGCCTTTGCAAGGATGCTGTTTTATACAATGCAATACTTTTGTGTTTATTTCTAGATCTGTTCTAATGCCAATCCGATCAGTTGATCAGTCTGATCTGCCATGAACAGAGGAATATTCAGCACATCATCATCCAGTTTCAAATTATCGAGAGAGAAACGGATACGGAGTTTGACTTTGTCTGGGAACAGTTCCTTGAATTTCTTTAGACTCTTGCTGGCGGTATTTGCCTCGGATTTGACCTCGACAGGGAAAATGTCATTCTCACGCTGGATTAGGAAATCTACCTCATAGGGAGGATTCCTTTGTGTCCAGTAACGAGGAACCACTTCAAACTGCGTAACCAAGGTTTGTAGTACAAAGTTCTCTGTCAGCGCACCCTTAAACTCCGTGAATAGACGGTTGCCTTCCCCAAAAGCTGTAGGTGCCAGCTGTGCCAGACGGCGGAGCAGACCTACATCCACCAGATAAATCTTAAAAGCCGAAAGGTCATCATAGGCAGCTACAGGCAGACCAGGAGCGGAACTGCGGTAGATTTTATGCACCAGACGGGCATCTGCCAGCCACTGCAAAGCATCCTCATATTCACGCGCTCTTGCTCCCTCTTTGACAACCTTGTAGATGAACTTTTTGTTCTCCCTTGCCAGCTGGGACGGTATGGACTTCCAGATCATAGAAATCTTCGGGAACTCGCTGATATTAGGATGCTTCGCAAAATCACGCTCGTAGGCGCCAATGATCCCGGACAAGGCTTCCTGCATAGCAGCGACATCTCGTGCCTCTGTCCACATCTTAATAGATTCCGGCATACCTCCGGTTACATAATACATCTTGAGTTTTTCATACAGAGGGTTAAAGAAAGCATCGGGGATCGGCTCAATTGTGTTCACCGTTTTCAAGTACTTTACCAAGTTCTCATCACCATTAGCCAGCAGGAACTCTGTAAAAATCATAGGGTCAATCTGCATGAAGTTGACCTTGCCCACAGGGAAAGAAGAAGGCTTTGCCAAGGCAATGCCCAGCAGAGAACCGGCGCAGGCAATATGATACTGCGGTGCATTCTCGCAGAAATACTTCATAGAATTGATAACCTTGGGACAGTCCTGTACTTCGTCAAAGATGATGAGAGTCTTTTCCGGTACAATCTTCTGACCACTGGCCAGCATCAGATTCTGCAAGATCCGATTGACGTCCTTTGTTGTTTCAAAGAACTGTTTATATTCCTCG is a window encoding:
- a CDS encoding ATP-binding protein; amino-acid sequence: MERFILKKLLDWKNSSYRKPLIMKGVRQVGKTWILKEFGRCYYENTAYFNFDENEEYKQFFETTKDVNRILQNLMLASGQKIVPEKTLIIFDEVQDCPKVINSMKYFCENAPQYHIACAGSLLGIALAKPSSFPVGKVNFMQIDPMIFTEFLLANGDENLVKYLKTVNTIEPIPDAFFNPLYEKLKMYYVTGGMPESIKMWTEARDVAAMQEALSGIIGAYERDFAKHPNISEFPKISMIWKSIPSQLARENKKFIYKVVKEGARAREYEDALQWLADARLVHKIYRSSAPGLPVAAYDDLSAFKIYLVDVGLLRRLAQLAPTAFGEGNRLFTEFKGALTENFVLQTLVTQFEVVPRYWTQRNPPYEVDFLIQRENDIFPVEVKSEANTASKSLKKFKELFPDKVKLRIRFSLDNLKLDDDVLNIPLFMADQTDQLIGLALEQI